A region of Thermococcus piezophilus DNA encodes the following proteins:
- a CDS encoding cysteine synthase family protein, with amino-acid sequence MYFAKLEFFNPFSRSIKDRAVFNMLMKAIERGDINGTRKLFEATSGNVGISLAAISNVLGMGFRAYLPKPTPKATQVLLRVLGADVVMTDFETIDPAMVQYVVEEAKKAWAANLNQFENNDNFEAHYRFTAREIDEQLKSIGKKPDVVIAGIGTSGHIAGLAKYFKERYDTTVVGVVPAKGEKIPGIKRLETKPKWYFQVDIDKVVEITRNEAIEGAIGVARRDGLLIGLSSGAVVKAYEKISSEFGEKTYVLVFPDDGFKYVEIFESYLGIT; translated from the coding sequence ATGTATTTTGCCAAGCTAGAGTTCTTTAACCCCTTCAGCAGGAGCATCAAGGACAGGGCCGTTTTTAACATGCTTATGAAGGCCATCGAGCGCGGGGACATCAACGGCACCAGGAAGCTTTTTGAGGCAACTTCCGGCAACGTCGGGATTTCTCTGGCTGCCATCAGCAACGTTCTCGGTATGGGGTTCAGGGCATACCTGCCAAAGCCTACACCAAAGGCCACCCAGGTTCTGCTCAGAGTCCTCGGTGCGGATGTCGTCATGACGGACTTCGAGACCATAGATCCCGCCATGGTTCAGTACGTCGTCGAAGAGGCGAAGAAGGCCTGGGCGGCTAACCTCAACCAGTTCGAGAACAACGACAACTTCGAGGCCCACTACCGCTTTACCGCCCGGGAGATAGACGAGCAGCTGAAGAGCATCGGTAAAAAGCCTGACGTTGTGATAGCGGGCATAGGCACCTCGGGCCACATAGCGGGTCTGGCGAAGTACTTCAAGGAGCGCTACGATACAACCGTTGTGGGCGTCGTCCCAGCGAAGGGTGAGAAAATCCCCGGCATAAAGCGCCTTGAAACAAAGCCCAAGTGGTACTTCCAGGTAGACATAGACAAGGTCGTGGAGATAACCCGGAACGAGGCCATTGAAGGGGCCATTGGAGTGGCCCGCAGGGACGGGCTCCTGATAGGGCTCAGCTCGGGAGCGGTGGTCAAGGCGTACGAGAAGATCTCCAGCGAATTCGGGGAGAAAACCTACGTTCTAGTCTTCCCGGACGATGGGTTTAAATACGTGGAGATCTTTGAGAGTTACCTGGGGATTACATGA
- a CDS encoding DUF998 domain-containing protein has product MVPQRLASYLALSLPVIFIVGLAIVISANPWFSFTNNALSDMGSLKNPNRWLFNSFLMFFALIAMFPSLVAFRNGLSYLMPFAIAFLFLVGIFPEELPFHAPSAVLFYILALADIAIVGAKLGRTNPINYLWTVLSVLVFLVILYLIKARVFKGLAIPELIGAAFILAWFVYLGILLKGFKP; this is encoded by the coding sequence ATGGTCCCCCAGCGCCTCGCCTCCTACTTGGCCTTGTCTCTCCCGGTAATCTTTATCGTCGGCTTGGCAATTGTGATAAGCGCCAACCCCTGGTTTTCCTTCACGAACAACGCGCTGAGCGACATGGGTTCGCTTAAAAACCCCAACCGCTGGCTCTTCAACAGCTTCCTGATGTTTTTTGCATTGATAGCAATGTTCCCCTCACTCGTCGCCTTCAGGAACGGCCTCTCCTACCTTATGCCCTTCGCGATAGCCTTCCTCTTCCTCGTGGGAATCTTTCCGGAGGAGCTGCCTTTCCACGCACCCTCTGCGGTCCTCTTCTACATCCTTGCCCTGGCAGACATTGCAATTGTCGGAGCGAAACTCGGGAGGACCAACCCAATTAACTACCTCTGGACGGTTCTCTCGGTCCTCGTCTTCCTCGTGATACTCTACCTGATCAAGGCAAGGGTTTTCAAAGGTCTGGCCATTCCGGAGCTCATCGGAGCAGCCTTCATCCTGGCCTGGTTCGTTTATCTCGGAATCCTGCTGAAGGGTTTCAAACCCTGA
- the thiI gene encoding tRNA uracil 4-sulfurtransferase ThiI — MFNVVIVRYGEIGTKSRQTRRWFENILMNNIREALVSEGVEFKKIEAKHGRILVKTNRAGGAVEVLKRVFGIVSLSPAMEVDADLEKINKTALKLFRRKKRELGLEKPRFRVTARRITKEFPLKSPEIQAKVGEYILENEESEVNLHEYDIEVGVELMDGKAYIFVDKVRAWGGLPIGTQGKVVVLLSGGIDSPVAAFLMMKRGVEVIPVHIYMGEKTLEKVRKIWNQLKKYGYGGKGELIVVNPKERERILEKLRELGKEKYTCVFCKFMMVKYADKIAKDFGAKGIVMGDSLGQVASQTLENMYIVSQASDLPIYRPLIGMDKEEIVEIAKRIGTFELSTLPEDEMPFAPKHPIIRGSWEEFRKLHKAVFGEEPRREC, encoded by the coding sequence ATGTTCAACGTTGTCATCGTGCGCTACGGTGAGATAGGCACAAAGTCGAGGCAGACGAGGAGATGGTTCGAGAACATCCTCATGAACAACATCCGCGAGGCCCTAGTGAGCGAGGGTGTGGAGTTCAAGAAGATCGAGGCCAAGCACGGTAGAATTCTGGTGAAGACGAACAGGGCTGGAGGGGCCGTTGAGGTTCTTAAGCGGGTCTTCGGCATAGTCTCCCTTTCGCCGGCGATGGAGGTTGATGCGGACCTCGAGAAGATTAACAAGACTGCCCTTAAGCTCTTCAGGAGAAAGAAAAGAGAGCTCGGCTTAGAAAAGCCCCGGTTTAGGGTAACTGCGAGGAGAATCACCAAGGAGTTTCCGCTGAAGAGTCCGGAGATCCAGGCCAAGGTCGGCGAATACATCCTTGAGAACGAGGAGAGTGAAGTTAATCTTCATGAGTACGACATAGAGGTTGGCGTTGAGCTGATGGATGGCAAAGCTTACATCTTCGTCGACAAGGTTAGGGCCTGGGGAGGCCTCCCGATAGGGACTCAGGGCAAAGTAGTTGTGCTCCTCAGCGGGGGCATAGATTCGCCAGTTGCAGCTTTTCTCATGATGAAGCGCGGTGTCGAGGTAATACCTGTGCACATCTACATGGGCGAGAAGACCCTCGAAAAGGTTAGGAAGATATGGAACCAGCTCAAGAAGTACGGCTACGGCGGCAAGGGCGAGCTGATAGTCGTCAATCCAAAGGAGCGCGAGAGAATTCTTGAGAAGCTGAGAGAACTCGGAAAGGAGAAGTACACCTGTGTCTTCTGCAAGTTCATGATGGTGAAGTACGCCGATAAAATAGCGAAGGACTTTGGGGCGAAAGGCATCGTCATGGGCGACTCCCTCGGGCAGGTTGCGAGCCAGACGCTTGAGAACATGTACATTGTCAGCCAGGCAAGCGATTTGCCGATTTACCGCCCGCTAATCGGCATGGATAAGGAGGAAATAGTTGAGATCGCCAAGAGAATCGGCACCTTCGAGCTTTCCACGCTCCCAGAGGACGAGATGCCTTTCGCCCCCAAGCACCCAATAATCAGAGGCTCATGGGAGGAGTTCAGGAAGCTCCACAAGGCGGTTTTTGGTGAAGAGCCGAGGAGGGAGTGTTAG
- a CDS encoding nitroreductase family protein — protein MKKLQESMYKEGMYKAPVYIAIFIDKRVCFLEGSEFDYLEFIWSVDSVAMAIQNLMLKAVELGLGTVYIGVTNFRGIAEEVRKLAGLYENYYLVGVIPIGYPRREQKPRGRRRMLGEITRFI, from the coding sequence ATGAAAAAGCTTCAGGAGAGTATGTACAAGGAAGGCATGTACAAAGCCCCAGTTTACATCGCCATCTTCATAGATAAGAGGGTTTGCTTCCTCGAGGGGAGCGAATTCGACTATTTGGAGTTCATCTGGAGTGTTGATAGCGTGGCGATGGCCATACAGAACCTCATGCTTAAGGCAGTAGAGCTGGGACTCGGGACGGTCTATATAGGCGTCACTAACTTCCGGGGGATAGCGGAGGAGGTCAGAAAACTCGCCGGACTCTATGAAAACTACTACCTCGTCGGGGTGATTCCCATTGGTTATCCCCGGCGGGAACAGAAACCTCGCGGGAGGCGTCGTATGCTCGGGGAGATAACCCGCTTCATTTAG
- a CDS encoding nitroreductase family protein, which translates to MELKKAISKRVSVRYFDERDVPGEAIRSMIEAAVRAPTASGRENWTFVVFKSEDSREKIYRLMTRGMEEYYRAVNIPDEKASGEYVQGRHVQSPSLHRHLHR; encoded by the coding sequence ATGGAGCTCAAGAAGGCTATATCAAAAAGGGTCTCTGTCAGGTATTTTGACGAGAGGGACGTTCCGGGAGAGGCCATCAGAAGTATGATTGAGGCCGCAGTAAGGGCCCCCACTGCCAGTGGACGTGAAAACTGGACTTTCGTCGTGTTTAAGAGCGAAGACTCTCGGGAAAAGATCTATCGCCTCATGACAAGGGGCATGGAGGAGTACTACCGCGCTGTTAATATCCCGGATGAAAAAGCTTCAGGAGAGTATGTACAAGGAAGGCATGTACAAAGCCCCAGTTTACATCGCCATCTTCATAGATAA
- a CDS encoding maleate cis-trans isomerase family protein translates to MYGWRGRLGLIVPSSNTTMEMEFHSSLPDGVSLHTSRVPLRNVTEEELIKMNALAVESAKLLRDAGVELILYGCTSGSFIGGKDFEKELEAKMENEVNVPVVSTSTAVIEALRMLDAQSILVVTPYTDEINEREREFLEANDFEVLDIRGLGIEDNAQIGKLEPYEAYRLAKATFVDEADAIFISCTNLRTFEIIEALEEDLGVPVVTSNQASLWLALRELDVMEKIPWLGRLFVEF, encoded by the coding sequence ATGTACGGATGGAGAGGCAGACTGGGTCTTATCGTTCCCTCATCAAACACAACAATGGAGATGGAGTTCCACTCGTCGCTCCCCGATGGGGTCTCGCTCCACACCTCAAGGGTTCCGCTCAGGAACGTTACAGAAGAAGAGCTCATCAAGATGAACGCTTTAGCGGTTGAGAGCGCCAAGCTGCTCCGCGATGCGGGGGTCGAGCTTATACTCTACGGCTGCACGAGTGGTTCATTCATCGGCGGCAAGGACTTCGAGAAGGAGCTCGAGGCGAAGATGGAGAATGAAGTAAACGTCCCCGTTGTCAGCACGAGCACCGCCGTGATCGAGGCACTGCGGATGCTCGACGCCCAGTCGATACTCGTGGTTACTCCCTATACGGACGAAATAAACGAGCGCGAGAGGGAGTTCTTGGAGGCCAACGACTTCGAGGTTCTCGACATAAGGGGCCTCGGTATAGAGGACAACGCCCAGATAGGGAAGCTCGAACCCTATGAGGCCTACCGCCTGGCCAAAGCGACCTTCGTTGATGAGGCGGACGCAATATTCATAAGCTGCACCAACCTCAGGACCTTCGAGATAATCGAGGCACTTGAGGAAGACCTTGGAGTGCCGGTCGTCACCAGCAACCAGGCGTCTCTTTGGCTTGCCCTGAGGGAGCTCGACGTCATGGAGAAGATTCCCTGGCTTGGAAGGCTCTTTGTGGAGTTCTAA
- the xerA gene encoding site-specific tyrosine recombinase/integron integrase yields MEGLNGLIEEYETYLDLEGKSPNTIRMYSYYVRRYLEWGGELSARSALRFLARLRKEGYSNRSLNLVVQALRSYFRFEGYDEEAEKLKPPKVPKSLPKSLTREEVRRLLSVIPPTRKRDRLIFLLLYGAGLRVSELCNLKKSDVDFERSLLVVRGGKGAKDRIVPISRSLLEEIRAYLRGRNDDSEYLLVEERRERKDKLSPKTIWYLLRKYGERAGVRATPHMLRHSFATHMLENGVDIRAIQELLGHSNLSTTQIYTKVTVEHLRKAQEKARLIDSILEE; encoded by the coding sequence ATGGAAGGGCTAAACGGCCTCATCGAGGAGTACGAGACCTACCTTGATTTGGAGGGCAAGAGCCCGAACACGATTAGGATGTACTCCTACTACGTTAGGCGTTACCTTGAATGGGGTGGGGAACTCAGCGCCCGCTCCGCCCTTCGTTTTCTTGCCCGGCTGAGAAAGGAGGGTTACTCCAACAGGAGCCTTAACCTTGTTGTTCAAGCGCTCCGCTCCTATTTCCGTTTTGAGGGCTACGATGAGGAGGCCGAGAAGCTCAAACCTCCCAAAGTGCCTAAGAGCCTGCCCAAGAGCCTCACGAGGGAGGAAGTGAGAAGGCTCCTTTCGGTGATTCCTCCGACGAGGAAGAGAGACAGGCTTATATTTCTTCTTCTCTACGGAGCTGGTCTGCGCGTTAGTGAGCTGTGCAATCTGAAAAAATCCGATGTGGACTTTGAGCGCTCGCTCCTTGTCGTTCGCGGTGGAAAGGGTGCGAAGGATAGAATAGTCCCGATTTCCCGCTCCTTGCTGGAGGAGATAAGGGCTTACCTCAGGGGCAGGAACGACGACAGCGAGTACCTCCTCGTGGAGGAGAGGCGCGAGAGGAAAGACAAGCTTTCGCCAAAGACTATCTGGTATCTCCTTAGGAAGTACGGTGAGAGGGCGGGCGTTAGGGCTACTCCTCACATGCTCCGCCACAGCTTCGCCACCCACATGCTCGAGAACGGTGTGGACATAAGGGCGATTCAAGAGCTACTCGGCCACTCGAACCTCTCGACGACCCAGATTTACACGAAAGTCACCGTGGAGCACCTCAGAAAGGCTCAGGAGAAGGCGAGACTGATAGACTCGATTCTGGAAGAATAA
- a CDS encoding toprim domain-containing protein — translation MAIVDVRILVEGASDVEVVSKALQGLALGSEYNITISAIIPTTNVEIAKSAAAGADLLIIATDADRVGRDLAERLFNELSEMVGHIERMKLPLGHDLEHVDVELVRKELKNTLVRAGLKSLQILPEYMALRNQLLDLKGRYDGLAEEYKRLHEEYKKLTKAYEETKAENDRLREENEGLKALLENAKNIFRIDEAWKSLFPAEPVPDEAYIGKAVEKLGLAGRVVVGQGYIFAEDKALVEELLKTVYLSLAIREEPPKPPESPEDEPLPPKPSEEPEVAADPEVKSDDIEGLLKGL, via the coding sequence ATGGCCATAGTCGATGTTAGAATTTTAGTTGAAGGTGCGAGCGACGTTGAAGTGGTAAGTAAAGCTCTCCAAGGGCTTGCCTTGGGAAGTGAGTACAACATAACGATTTCTGCCATAATCCCGACGACCAACGTTGAGATTGCAAAGAGCGCCGCAGCTGGGGCTGACCTGCTTATCATAGCCACTGACGCCGACCGCGTTGGAAGAGACCTTGCTGAGAGGCTTTTTAATGAGCTGAGCGAGATGGTCGGCCACATTGAGAGGATGAAGCTCCCTCTCGGCCACGACCTTGAGCACGTAGATGTCGAGCTCGTCAGGAAGGAACTTAAGAACACACTGGTTAGGGCCGGTCTCAAGAGCCTCCAGATTCTCCCGGAGTACATGGCACTGAGGAACCAGCTTCTCGACCTCAAGGGCCGTTACGATGGCCTGGCCGAGGAGTATAAGAGGCTCCACGAGGAGTACAAGAAGCTCACCAAGGCTTATGAGGAGACTAAAGCCGAAAACGACAGGCTTAGGGAAGAGAATGAGGGGCTGAAGGCCCTTCTTGAGAACGCCAAGAACATCTTCCGCATTGACGAAGCCTGGAAGTCCCTCTTCCCGGCTGAGCCGGTTCCAGATGAGGCCTATATAGGAAAGGCCGTCGAAAAGCTCGGACTGGCTGGCAGGGTTGTCGTTGGTCAGGGCTACATCTTCGCCGAGGACAAGGCTCTTGTTGAGGAGCTCCTCAAGACCGTTTACCTCAGCCTCGCCATACGGGAAGAACCACCGAAACCGCCCGAGTCCCCTGAAGATGAGCCACTACCACCGAAGCCATCCGAAGAGCCTGAGGTTGCCGCTGACCCGGAGGTTAAGTCCGACGACATCGAGGGGCTCCTGAAGGGGCTGTGA
- the sfsA gene encoding DNA/RNA nuclease SfsA, giving the protein MELLRLNVVPCTFLKRLHRFVALVEVDGEERRAWVTNTGRLDEFMVDGRKAFCVPKSGGKTDFILVAFEDLHGKGAVIDTRTQAKAFEKALELGLVPWLKDCRIKRKEVTVEKSRLDYLFECPGGEVYAEMKSAVLRGGESGEYAMYPDCPTLRGQKHIRELIELQKAGKRAMIFFIGAMPRVEKFRPYKEGDPEIAHLLSDAKKTGVEIHALSISLLPDGRVVLERPSLEIELREDF; this is encoded by the coding sequence ATGGAGTTGCTCAGGCTCAACGTTGTACCATGCACTTTCCTCAAAAGGCTCCACCGCTTTGTTGCCCTTGTAGAGGTTGACGGAGAGGAAAGAAGGGCATGGGTTACCAACACAGGCAGATTGGATGAGTTCATGGTTGATGGCAGAAAGGCCTTCTGCGTTCCCAAGAGCGGGGGGAAGACGGATTTTATACTGGTGGCCTTTGAAGACCTTCACGGGAAGGGTGCGGTTATAGACACGAGAACTCAAGCTAAAGCCTTTGAGAAAGCCTTGGAGCTTGGCCTGGTTCCCTGGCTTAAAGACTGCAGGATAAAGAGGAAGGAGGTAACCGTTGAGAAGTCCCGCCTGGATTACCTCTTTGAGTGTCCGGGCGGAGAGGTTTACGCTGAGATGAAGAGCGCGGTTTTGAGGGGTGGTGAAAGCGGGGAATACGCGATGTACCCCGACTGCCCGACGCTCCGCGGCCAGAAGCACATAAGGGAGCTGATAGAGCTGCAGAAGGCTGGAAAGAGGGCGATGATATTCTTCATTGGGGCTATGCCAAGGGTTGAAAAGTTCAGACCCTACAAAGAAGGCGACCCTGAGATAGCGCACCTTCTGAGTGATGCCAAGAAAACAGGCGTTGAAATCCACGCGCTGAGCATTTCACTCCTTCCAGATGGCAGGGTGGTCCTCGAAAGGCCGAGCCTTGAGATTGAGCTGAGGGAGGATTTTTAA
- a CDS encoding M42 family metallopeptidase, which produces MVDYELLKKIVEAPGVSGYEFLGVRDVVVEAFKPYVDEIKVDKLGNVIAHKKGNGPKVMLAAHMDQIGLMVTHIEKNGFLRVAPVGGIDPRTLIAQRFKVWIGKDEFIYGVGGSVPPHIQKPEERTKAPTWEQVFIDIGAESKEEAEEMGVKIGTIITWDGRLERLGKHRLVSIAFDDRIAVYTLVKAAQELGETDADIYFVATVQEEVGLRGAKVSAFGIDPDYGFAIDVTIAADVPGTPEHKQVTQLGKGTAIKIMDRSVICHPTIIRWMEELAKKYEIPYQWDILLGGGTDAGAIHLNKAGVPTGAISVPARYIHSNAEVVDGRDVDAGVKLMAKVLEHITELEI; this is translated from the coding sequence ATGGTTGACTACGAACTCCTGAAGAAGATAGTCGAAGCCCCAGGCGTTTCTGGGTACGAGTTCTTAGGCGTAAGGGACGTCGTCGTGGAGGCCTTCAAGCCGTACGTTGACGAGATAAAGGTTGACAAGCTCGGCAACGTCATAGCCCATAAAAAGGGCAATGGGCCAAAGGTCATGCTGGCTGCACATATGGATCAGATAGGCCTTATGGTTACTCACATAGAGAAGAACGGCTTCCTTAGGGTTGCTCCAGTTGGAGGTATTGACCCAAGGACCCTCATAGCCCAGCGCTTCAAGGTCTGGATTGGCAAGGACGAGTTCATCTACGGCGTCGGGGGAAGTGTTCCGCCGCACATTCAGAAGCCCGAGGAGAGGACCAAGGCCCCAACCTGGGAGCAGGTCTTCATCGACATAGGCGCCGAGAGCAAAGAGGAAGCCGAGGAGATGGGAGTTAAGATCGGCACCATAATCACCTGGGACGGAAGGCTTGAGAGACTTGGCAAGCACAGACTCGTCAGCATAGCCTTTGACGACAGGATCGCTGTCTACACTCTTGTCAAGGCCGCCCAGGAGCTCGGCGAGACCGATGCGGACATATACTTCGTGGCCACCGTCCAGGAGGAGGTCGGCCTCCGCGGTGCAAAGGTTTCAGCCTTTGGCATTGACCCTGACTACGGCTTCGCCATTGACGTCACCATTGCCGCTGACGTTCCTGGAACACCGGAGCACAAGCAGGTTACCCAGCTCGGCAAGGGAACTGCTATAAAGATCATGGACCGCTCCGTCATCTGCCACCCGACCATCATCAGGTGGATGGAGGAGCTCGCCAAGAAGTACGAGATACCCTACCAGTGGGACATCCTCCTCGGTGGAGGGACCGATGCCGGCGCAATACACCTCAACAAGGCCGGCGTTCCAACGGGAGCGATAAGCGTTCCAGCGAGATACATCCACTCCAACGCGGAAGTTGTGGACGGACGCGACGTCGATGCGGGAGTTAAGCTGATGGCCAAGGTTCTCGAGCACATCACCGAGCTCGAGATCTGA
- a CDS encoding helicase C-terminal domain-containing protein produces the protein MSEYFPYNKLRPHQQEFINLVNEAVRKGENVIIEAPTGFGKTVSVLAGILPHAIEMGYKVIYLARTHKQMDRVIDELKAINRKTPVSGVELRSRKDLCLHTYLVNYTTDAYNAMVVCKNLKKLGKCPYYENEKKKREEFNEVVRFFLQEPSHPMEILDYAQTLELCPYDMTRRIAEKANIIVASYLYLLSPTIRENFLSSLDIEYSDLIVVFDEAHNLPDQAISALSDRLSVHTISRAIKEADEYREHEIANFLSIFARGLEILYEEKLRERDVQEVPIQPELIFAHVVDILNLDGRYLVKTLNEMVEVGDSIREDRIEKGKPPRSYVGRVGEFLLFWLSLIGREDYLFLMSREKGLSLELVALDPANALSFIKNVQSAIFMSGTLTPLEAFHDVMGIENARLKKFPRMVKRENAQVLVARDVSTRGDERSMESYGKMVDYIVEAVKLIPKNVGVFVASYTVLQGLLSANLEVRLEDTGKAIFIEKQSASSKENDLLIAKFKAHSRDRGAVLLGVMGGRNSEGQDYSGDEMNGVVLVGIPYARPTPRVQAQIRYFERKFPGKGRYYGYYLPAHRKLVQAAGRVHRSTEEKGSIIVLDYRLLWNSIKKDLPDWMRETMRPVDLGKMRLYLRRFWQQPLQGKATKEGTAFR, from the coding sequence ATGAGTGAATACTTCCCCTACAATAAACTCAGACCTCATCAGCAGGAATTCATAAATCTCGTTAATGAAGCTGTCCGAAAGGGTGAAAACGTCATAATCGAAGCCCCAACAGGCTTTGGAAAGACGGTAAGTGTTTTAGCTGGAATTCTGCCCCACGCGATAGAAATGGGCTACAAGGTGATTTACCTGGCCAGAACTCACAAGCAGATGGACCGCGTTATAGATGAGTTGAAGGCCATAAACAGGAAAACACCCGTTTCTGGCGTCGAGCTGAGGAGCAGAAAGGATCTGTGCCTCCACACATACCTTGTGAACTACACCACCGACGCCTACAACGCCATGGTAGTCTGCAAGAATCTCAAGAAGCTCGGAAAGTGCCCCTATTACGAGAACGAGAAGAAGAAGCGAGAGGAGTTCAATGAGGTAGTGAGGTTCTTTCTGCAGGAGCCGAGTCATCCAATGGAGATACTAGACTATGCTCAAACGCTGGAGCTCTGCCCTTACGACATGACGAGAAGGATAGCGGAGAAAGCTAACATCATAGTCGCGAGCTACCTCTATCTGCTCAGCCCAACGATAAGGGAGAACTTCCTCAGCTCGCTCGACATCGAGTATTCGGACTTGATAGTGGTCTTCGACGAGGCCCACAACCTTCCGGACCAGGCCATAAGCGCTCTCAGCGACAGGCTGAGCGTACACACCATCAGCAGGGCCATAAAGGAGGCCGACGAGTACAGGGAGCACGAGATAGCCAACTTCCTGAGCATCTTTGCCAGGGGTCTGGAGATTCTCTACGAGGAGAAGCTCAGGGAGAGGGACGTCCAGGAGGTTCCGATTCAGCCCGAACTAATCTTCGCCCACGTCGTTGATATACTCAACCTCGACGGCCGCTATCTCGTGAAGACCCTCAACGAGATGGTTGAGGTGGGCGATTCCATAAGAGAGGACAGGATAGAGAAGGGCAAACCGCCGAGGAGCTATGTCGGGAGGGTCGGCGAGTTCCTCCTCTTCTGGCTCTCGCTCATCGGGCGGGAAGACTATCTCTTCCTCATGAGCAGGGAGAAGGGCCTCAGCCTTGAGCTGGTCGCCCTCGATCCGGCCAATGCATTGAGCTTCATCAAGAATGTGCAGTCGGCGATATTCATGTCTGGAACATTAACGCCTCTCGAAGCCTTCCACGACGTCATGGGAATCGAGAACGCCAGGCTGAAGAAGTTTCCGCGCATGGTCAAGAGGGAAAACGCGCAGGTTTTAGTTGCGAGGGACGTCTCAACGCGCGGAGACGAGCGCTCGATGGAGTCCTACGGAAAGATGGTGGACTACATAGTCGAGGCGGTTAAGCTCATCCCGAAGAACGTCGGAGTTTTTGTAGCTTCCTACACGGTTCTGCAGGGCCTGCTCTCGGCCAACCTTGAAGTTCGCTTAGAGGATACCGGAAAGGCCATCTTCATCGAAAAGCAGAGCGCGAGCTCGAAGGAGAACGACCTCCTCATTGCCAAGTTCAAGGCCCACTCGAGAGATAGGGGGGCGGTTCTCCTTGGAGTGATGGGAGGTAGGAACAGCGAGGGGCAGGACTACAGCGGTGACGAGATGAACGGAGTCGTTTTAGTTGGCATCCCCTACGCGAGGCCCACGCCAAGGGTTCAGGCACAGATAAGGTATTTCGAGAGGAAGTTCCCGGGCAAGGGCAGATACTACGGTTATTATTTGCCCGCCCACAGAAAGCTCGTCCAGGCCGCGGGGAGGGTGCACCGCTCGACCGAGGAGAAAGGGTCGATAATAGTCCTTGACTACCGCCTGCTGTGGAACAGCATAAAGAAGGACCTACCGGACTGGATGCGGGAGACGATGAGGCCCGTTGACCTGGGAAAAATGAGACTGTATTTGAGGCGGTTCTGGCAGCAACCTTTGCAAGGCAAAGCGACCAAAGAAGGGACTGCTTTTAGATAA